CCGTGACAAGAGACAAGGGAGAAGGGGGTCTGCAATGTgtgacattttaatttaagagaCTTTTCTACGAAATAATATAtgtgttatatatgtatgtggaatacacttgtatgtatgtatgtatgtatatgtaattgTGTGTCTATGTTTTCGATTGTCAtagtattaataaattactgAAAGTATACACATAACTCTcactctttgtgtgtgtgtgtgtgtgtgtgtgtgtgtgtgtgtctgtgtgtgtgaggatgCTCTCTGCAATGGGATTATGTGGTCAACAGCATCAGGACTGGAGAAGCATTGCTTTTTAACCAATGGAGCCATAATTTAGCATGCCCCACGGCGAAGCTTTACTTGTTTACaaagttgttgctattgtggttgttgttgctattgctgttattgttgctgctgctgtttgcttaGCCGTTTATTGTACTTATTAACATTGCCCGCCAGCAGAGCCATTTGCATGATGATAAAGTATCGACTGGGGCTTACACAtgtaacaatttatttattttttccccTTCCTCTCCCCCTCAATTTATCTCTCTGTTCTCTATCTTTGTTTTGGCGCCTGCAAATATGCCACACTTCTggtaaacattttattgctgcCCATGCTAAAGTACTTGAATGCTCAGCTCCAGAGCATAGACTCAGCCTCAGTCCCAATTGCCATTTCCCACTTGCCGCTTTCCACATTTCCCATTtgccatcagcagcagccttTGCCAGCCTTTGTTTCTGGTTTTTCGCATATTTATGTAGTTGTTTACAaccattgctgttgctccttgCCTGCGGCAGTGGCATCgcataaatttattcaaattgtacGTGCAAATTGGAGAAAAGTTTATTGCACTGCCAAAACACATAATTGgctattattgttattattataaagctCGAGTAGATATGATAAGCAGCAATTGCTAAGCTACTTACAGGTTACAGTCAAAACAGCGTatacattataaaaaaatattatagaaagtAAATGGTATATATGATTTATACTTCaacgttaaataaaaaatgtgattattattatagtagacttatcatatttctatattctaCACGGTATCTGACAATCGAAACCAATTGAATTGTTAGGTAAAGAAATTGATTATTTCAGGTATTTTCAGCCTTTACTTTGATgtcaaaaattgaataaaatctACACACACTATTTAAATATCTCGCTAAGACTTGATTCttctattaaaatttttcCTAAATTTGCGGCAAAATGGATATGGTTGAGAAGCCAATTATTTCGGAACTAAATGGTgcaaagaaattgaaaaaagctCTGACACCGCCACCATCAGAGATCGATATGAATGAACCGATCTACGATTACATGAAGtataacaacaagaagaaaagcAAGGCGGCATCGATGCTAACGAATAAGAAACGAGTCTCCTTCAAGCGTATCGTCGAGCAGGTGACGTTCACCGATGACTGGAAAATGCTCACAAGCGAGAGCAATCTGCGCACTGAGGAGGAGCAGGTGTGATCTCTTAGGAACCATCTAGTAAAactagtaaattaaattaaattcttttttatttcacttaagCGCAAGAGCTCGAACTTGAGACGCAATTTTTAGCCTTAAGAGTTGAATTCATTGAACAGACGAACTGTAAAcgaatattttgttaatttgtatgtatccaaattaaaaaaaaaaaattaaattaaatttcaatagatTGTTGTTTCCACGTTCTTAATCCTCTGGATTATCGGGAACTCCAAACATGTTGCAACGCAACTTATTCATAATGTTGCATATGATATACTCGCCACGATCCGAACCCTCGAAATCGCCCGTTTTCACGCCCTCCCGCATCGTTCGCAACATCTCATTCCACAGCGCCCTGGCGCACACTCCATGCCCCAGATAGTACATGAGATCCACACAGGTGGCCACAATGCCATAGGGACTGAGCACCTTGTAGTTGGTGAGCGATAATTTGGTTTGCAGCGGCTTGAATACCGCATGATTGTCACCGATCTCAATGGCCGAAAAGAGATTGGCACCGCCACAAATCGAGCTACAAATGGTGGCCATAAATGTGCCATAGAGATCGCTGGTGACGATCACATCGAATTGCTTGGGGTCCAAGATCAAACGGCTGACGCATTTACCCATCTCCATTGGCTGCAGTTCGATATCGTGATATTCCTCTTGCTGCAGCTTATAAGCACAATCAAGCAGCACACCTTCGGTCTTTGGATACTCCTGGGATTTGTGCACTAGAGTGACCTTTTTGCGTTTCCTCGACATGACCACCTTGAAGGCGTAGCGCAGAAAACGCTCGATATTCTCGCGGGTGACGACGTGCAGTCCCTCGACGACACCTTTGACTGGCGAGTACTCCAACTCAGCATAGTTGCCCATATTGTTTTGGGCTATCAACAGTATGTTGACATCGGGAAAGAGGCATTTGAAGCCCGGAAAACTGCGCACGTTCGTGATGAACACATGCAAATCGAGATCATTGCAAATCTTGAGTGATTTCTTCTTGTGCTCCGCATCGTGCACAATATCCACATGGACAGCAGCTCGATTGCGTAGCACAGAATTGAAGTATTCCTCACCCATGTCCACACTGATCTTTTGCACAGCAACTGGCACTCGAGCGCTGCTCAGCAGTGACTCCACATATTTGGCGCCCATTTGACCAATGATCGTGTCGCCGGTCAAGAGTGTGGCATGGGTGATGCCACCGTACTTGGAACGGGGCAAAACATTTACGGATCCAGTCCGCAGATCTCCTTTCTCAACGAACGCATTGATGCCGGTgacattgctgttgctactgttcATCGCTCGCCGGGATTCTAAGAGGCAAATGTTGTACAGCTTGCGCGATTGTCTCAGCCATCTCAACATTGTTTTCATTACCGGGAAATTCGAAAATTTTGTTAACAAACTATACTACTCGGAAATTACACGATTCTCTGACTGTCAATTTATTTCTGACAtagaaacgaaatgaaacttGAAATGTTCCTTTGTTTATCATCTTTACTCTTTATTCCCCCAGCTAttgacattaattttttttttgctgatttATACCATGCTATTTTATATATCCCAGCAAACGGTCTTATCAGCACACGGACAGCCATCGATGCCATAGTTGCCGATGAGTATCTCCGTTTGAGTTCCCACTTCCTGTGGACCAGGAATTCTCCAAGCATCCTTCACATAATACTTATCGGGCAGGTAATAGGTGGGATATTCTTCAATCAAACGCATATGATCGTCCAACAGCATCTTAGCCATTTGGGGAGATGTTCGAGTCGCCTCCAATCGATATTGTTTGTGCTTCACCTGGCGAATTGCCGGCTCCAGCTTGAGGCGGCTGTGTGGAATGAATGCGTCCAGATTTCTATCCAATTCATCTTGCTGATTCTGACGGAAAATCCGACAATTCTCGCATCGGCACTTGCCGCCGTGATAACAATATCGCACCTTCCCATCCTCATCAACCATTGTCAGGGGCACACATTGTGCTGGAGGAGCTGGTTGAGGCACGGTTTGTGTGCTCTGTGTACCTTGTTGGGGTTCAGAATACATCTTACGGCTGAGCGGATGGGAGCACTAGGAGAATTTAGAGTAAAGGATGTCGAAACAGAAACGAACAACTAATAATTTAGTTTGCTACTGAACTGATAGCTCAGCACTAACTAAACTTGTTGGGGATGATTTTCAGATCAGCAGAATCGTAACAATCATAGAATTTGTTGTCAATATTCATTTATGTGGCCTCGGTAGAAGAATAATTAAGAAGATGGTTCCACAGTTGGAACCCCTTTAATGTATCTCTGCTCTCTTCTCATATAATATGGTATAGTTACTTATATATTCATTCTCTAGTTAATGTTATTAAAAGTGACGACTTTTTCTCCAAAAATAAAGTCACTAATGGGTTAAGAGGTGTCATAAATCTTCGGCAATGATATAAAAGAACAATCTTCTGAGATAAGTTTCAGTTATCAGTAGACATCGTCGCGATTCAGTTCGTACCTTAAAAAtgtctttaatttttaagaaagAAGTGCAATGGCTAACCACAGTTATCCTGCCGAGTATCCTTAAAAGTGGCCGACTCCTGGATAACTATGATGATGCGCTGGCGAATACATTCAATGTGAGGAGCATAGAGATCAATATAATTGGACACGAAGAGGCTTACATGTTGACCCTCTGTTATCGAGCAACCATTAACTTTGATTACAATGGTGAAGAGTTCCAAAGGAAAGTGATTGTTAAGGTAAGGAATGTAAATGTTATGGATGTTTACACTTTTCGGTTATTTCacaatgaaaaagaaaatgcaattacaTCAAAATAATGCGTGAAGTCTGTCGCGTAGTTGAGATAATGATAAGCTAGACAGTGTTTTAATCATGacaattaaaagtaatatatgAGCAAGACACATAGATAATGTCATTGCATCCATCCCACAGAAAACTCCTTCGATAAGTGAAGATCTTTATGCATCTCTACAATTCGACGATCTCTTCAATAATGAAGTTAGTTTCTACACTGAAATCTTGCCAATACTCCAAAAGCTAAGCAATGGCAAATTCGCTGCAGCGAAGTATTACTACAGCGAAATCCATCCAAATTCCGCAGTGCTGATTCTGGGTGACTTCGCTGCCGATGGCTGGAGCATAACCAAGGATAGAGTTGGATTGACCTTAGAGCACGCACAGATTGCAGGTAAAtagttcatttaatttcatatgacaattaaattaaatgcacttCTTTTAGTCAAATATCTGGGCAAGTTTCATGGCTTTGGCTATGCCATGAAGCACAACCAAAAGGAGCTCTTTGACAGCGTAACCAGCAAATTAAGAGAGGCACGCTTTTCCAACTCCTCTGTCAATTCGGAGTGGGAAATGAAGCAGAGAATCACAGTCAAGCGAGCCGCCAAGGCCATCAAAATTTATCATCCACAAGTTGACAAGGAGTTTATCAAGAAATTCCAACAACTGACCTACAGCTACATTGGCTATGGACGTCAACTTGTGGCACCTCGAGAGCCTCTTGCCATCCTCTGCCATGGTGATTTTCTGCGGAATAATGTGGCTTACAAATACGACACGGATAGCAATGGAAAACCCTTGGAAATTATGATGTTTGACTATCAGACAATGCGTTTATGTTCACCCATGATCGATCTCGCCTTGTTCTTGTCCCTTTCGCTCTTTGCAGATGTACGTTACAAGCATTTCGATAGTCTTTTTGATGATTACTGCAATGCGCTCTTCAACAGCTACAAGAAATATTCTAGTCACCCACTTCCCGACTATCTCAAGTATTGATAACATTATTGGCATCATATTTCTATGACTTTACTAATTGTTTTCTCTTACAGTCGAGAGAATCTGCTCAAGGAGTATATAAGATTCTTACCGTATGCTGTGTTTACAGCTTGCTACTTTCTTATGGACTTGGTTGCACCATCTACTACTCCGGAAAACTTTAATATCGAGAAAACTGAAAAGGAGATCATTGAGAATGCCGAAAACCGAGGGGGAGAAATAGTTAATCGTGAACTTGCACATCAATTAATGGAGTTGTCTGAACTGAGTCGTTTGCACAATGTGCAAATAGATGAAGGTATCGACATGTCACAATGgattaaaaatgtcaaataatGTCGTAAAagattttttaacatttttctgaTTATATCAGATGTCAAAGGCAAAGTCTTTGGTCTGtatagttaattttaaaaactcttctaataaaaaaaaataaaatctactttatcatattttatatcagATTAGAGTTGcctcataattaaaataaataaataaacttaaccatttaaaaaatagtttttttatacaaacaaaccaactataaatatttcgaaattttgtttacatatgTAAAATTAGAAAGACCATATTTCGGTTCAGTTTCTAATTTTTCGACCCGTTGTGTTTACTTGTATGactttaataattgttttttcttacAGTCGAGAGAATCTGCTCAAGGAGTATATAAGATTCTTACCGTATGCTGTGTTTACAGCTTGCTACTTTCTTATGGACTTGGTTGCACCATCTACTACTCCGGAAAACTTTAATATCGAGAAAACTGAAAAGGAGATCATTGAGAATGCCGAAAACCGAGGGGGAGAAATAGTTAATCGTGAACTTGCACATCAATTAATGGAGTTGTCTGAACTCAGTCGTTTACACAATGTGCAAATAGATGAAGGTATCGACATGTCACAATGGATTAAAAACGTCAAATAATTTAGATCTAAATATGTGAATGTCGTAAAagatttttaaacatttttctgaTTATATCACATTTCAAAGACAAAGTCTTTggtctctattttttttgaaagctcttttctaataaaaaaaaataaagtctactttttcatattttatatcagATTAGGAAGGCCAAATCTTTTGTATGTTTCAGTAGAGTAATTGcctcataattaaaataaactttttttaatacaaacaaACCAACTAGAAATATTTcgtaattttgtttatgtaaaATTAGAAAGACCATATTTCGGTTCAGTTTCTAATTTTTCGACCCGCTGTGTTTACTTGTATACTATTAGATCAACCGATATCTTAtcaacaacacagcaaacgTGTTCCGAAGCGCACAGTGTTCAATAAAGAGagccaaaataatatttgattaacaACCCATGCACTAGAACTActacaaaatcaaatcatatGTTCCAACAACGATTAAACATTTACGCTCTCGAATTCAAACAATCAGTATACATATAATCGTATGTTTCCGTTTATAAAGAAGAGCGCACAGCTGAGAGCCGACCAGTTTAGTTCTATTCGCGATTCTGAATAGTTGCTACAAAGCATTACCGAGCACAAACTCGTCGTTTACGATACGAAAATGTCGCTGTCTGTTGATGATGAAATTCAGTGGCTGAGCAAAACAATTCTGCCAGAGATTCTAAAAAATGGTCGCCTCGTGGATAACTATGAGGAATCGAAGCTAAACACATTCAGTGTGGGGGACATTACGATTAAAGTAATCGGCATTGAAGAGGCGTTCATGTTGACGCAATGCTACCGAGCTACAGTTCATTTTGAATACGCTGGTGAGCAGCAGATTAGAAAATTCGTCGTTAAGGTTTGTAAACGCAAAATGTATCTATCTATTTatactatgtatgtgtatctATTGTTATAAATGTATGTTATTTACTATAATTTGTGTGCAAAGCACGATGGTTTATACTCTCGTCGAAATGCCATAACTgataaataacattaaattcatacattaaaaatatttatttgtagaaAACACCACAAATACCACCAGAAGCCTACGTTGAAGCCCAGTTTGAAGATTTGTTTCGCAATGAAATTACTTTCTACACCGAAATTCTGCCAATGATCCAAAAACTGAGTAAAGGGAAATTTGCTGCACCCAGGTACTACTATAGCAAAAATAATCCCACGTCTGCCACTGTAATTCTGGGAGACTTTGGGGCAGATGGCTGGAGTGTAGCTAAGGCTAGATATGCTCTAAGTTTGGAGCATGCTCAGGTTGCAGGTgagaataaaatttatttaacagcAATATCgtttgtaaacaattttttcatttgtagTAAAATATTTGGGCAGATTCCATGGCTTTGGCTATGCCATGAAACATGATCAGAAAGAACGTTTTGAGGAGCTAACGAAACAGTTTAGGGAATCCCGTTATGCTAACGATACCATAAATGCAGATTGGGCCTTGTCCGGAAAAGTTGCTCTAAAGCGTCTTGCGCTTGCGACTAATAAATACTACCCAGAGGTTGATAACGATTTCATCAGAAAGTTGCAGAAGCTTACCAACAGCTACATTGGCTATGGTCGTCAACGTGTGGCACCCAGAGAACCGTTGGCTACCTTCTGTCATGGTGATTTCCTGAGGAATAATGTGGCCTTTAAGTATGACACAGACAGCAGTGGAACCCCCTTGGAAACCATGATGTTTGATTACCAGACATTGCGACTCTCTTCGCCTATGATCGACCTTAGCGTATTTCTGGCTGTTTCTGTTCTGGCAGATGTACGTCACAAGCATTTCGATAGTCTTTTTGACGACTACAGCAATGCGGTCATCCAGAGCTTTACGGATCATTCAGAGCAACCATTACCAGATTACTTAAGGTACATTCGGGCATAGCCAATGATGTAACTTTCAACTAATCTTTGTTTCTTTGTTATAGCCGGGAGAATTTGCTGAAGGAGTATATTCGATTCTTACCCTATTCGCTGAACATTTCAGCAACGTTCTTGATGTTGCTGGTCGAGCCCCCAGATTTCACTGTAGAGGAAATGTTCAATGCCGTTATAACTCAGGAGGAAACCATACAGAGAACCATGCAACAGGGTGGCGAAATAGTTGATCGCGAAATTGCCCACCAAATGAAGGAATTGTTTGATCTAAGTCGTTTGCACAATGTTGAAATCGATGAAGATATTGATAGCGCAGATTGGGCTGATGAAGCGATTTTTGAATAAACATTCCAATCACAATGACGctgctttttaaatatcacggtgaaatggcaataaaatacGCATATCTatgtacatttgtatattcatACATACTTATAAAGGGATTTAAtagtttcaatattaaattatgtgtATTTGGTGGGTATTAATAATTtggaataaacaaaaatttaagcaCTTCAAAAGTTTTTAACAATACGTTGTCGAGGtcatttgtttagttttatgATCAGCTGATTGCAATTATTGGCGCACATTTCATCAGCTGATAAGCAGCAGCGTTTCCTAGTGGTCGTTTCGTAAACAGCTGTTCTAGTTCATATGGGCAACGCTCTTTGCATTGTCCGGCAACCCTTTAACACCCATATGCTTtgacaacattttattgttgactTCTTAAGATGTTGCCACCATCTCGCCAACAGGTTCTGCGCCTTTACAAACATCTCATAAAATACGGCAATCACTTAACTCTAACGGACAAGAACTACTTCCTTGGTCGGGTACGACACGAGTTCCGTGAGAATCGTGAGCTGACAAATCCCCTACAGATTGAGTTTAATTTCAAGGTATGTTAACTTGGTATTATATCATACTGTAAGGTCCGAATCATCAATGATTTACTTTTAACAGCGCGGCGAGACGTTGCTCAAGAAGGGACGTATACTCTAAGTAATGCTTATGCTACGAACCTTGGCTCGCCCGCTCTCCAGCAATCTTTGCCGGCTGGCGTCCACGGCTCACTTGGACTACTCGCGTTATCCCACGTTGCAGGAGTCAGACATAGAGGAAAATCTAATGCGTGGTAGTGGACCAGGTGGTCAAGCCGTAAATAAGACCAACAACTGTGTATTTCTGCGACATTTGCCAACGGGAATAACGGTCAAGTGTCATCTGCATCGACTGGCGTCAAAGAATCGAATTGAGGCTCGCAAAATACTTCTCGACAAGCTGGATGTTCACCTCAACGGAGATCATTCAATTGCAGCACAGATGAAGCAACTTGATCAGAAAAAGTCCACAGAACG
This is a stretch of genomic DNA from Drosophila albomicans strain 15112-1751.03 chromosome 3, ASM965048v2, whole genome shotgun sequence. It encodes these proteins:
- the LOC117570114 gene encoding uncharacterized protein LOC117570114 codes for the protein MDMVEKPIISELNGAKKLKKALTPPPSEIDMNEPIYDYMKYNNKKKSKAASMLTNKKRVSFKRIVEQVTFTDDWKMLTSESNLRTEEEQRKSSNLRRNF
- the LOC117570112 gene encoding isocitrate dehydrogenase [NAD] subunit gamma, mitochondrial, whose protein sequence is MKTMLRWLRQSRKLYNICLLESRRAMNSSNSNVTGINAFVEKGDLRTGSVNVLPRSKYGGITHATLLTGDTIIGQMGAKYVESLLSSARVPVAVQKISVDMGEEYFNSVLRNRAAVHVDIVHDAEHKKKSLKICNDLDLHVFITNVRSFPGFKCLFPDVNILLIAQNNMGNYAELEYSPVKGVVEGLHVVTRENIERFLRYAFKVVMSRKRKKVTLVHKSQEYPKTEGVLLDCAYKLQQEEYHDIELQPMEMGKCVSRLILDPKQFDVIVTSDLYGTFMATICSSICGGANLFSAIEIGDNHAVFKPLQTKLSLTNYKVLSPYGIVATCVDLMYYLGHGVCARALWNEMLRTMREGVKTGDFEGSDRGEYIICNIMNKLRCNMFGVPDNPED
- the LOC117570113 gene encoding uncharacterized protein LOC117570113 produces the protein MYSEPQQGTQSTQTVPQPAPPAQCVPLTMVDEDGKVRYCYHGGKCRCENCRIFRQNQQDELDRNLDAFIPHSRLKLEPAIRQVKHKQYRLEATRTSPQMAKMLLDDHMRLIEEYPTYYLPDKYYVKDAWRIPGPQEVGTQTEILIGNYGIDGCPCADKTVCWDI
- the LOC117566582 gene encoding uncharacterized protein LOC117566582; the encoded protein is MSLIFKKEVQWLTTVILPSILKSGRLLDNYDDALANTFNVRSIEINIIGHEEAYMLTLCYRATINFDYNGEEFQRKVIVKKTPSISEDLYASLQFDDLFNNEVSFYTEILPILQKLSNGKFAAAKYYYSEIHPNSAVLILGDFAADGWSITKDRVGLTLEHAQIAVKYLGKFHGFGYAMKHNQKELFDSVTSKLREARFSNSSVNSEWEMKQRITVKRAAKAIKIYHPQVDKEFIKKFQQLTYSYIGYGRQLVAPREPLAILCHGDFLRNNVAYKYDTDSNGKPLEIMMFDYQTMRLCSPMIDLALFLSLSLFADVRYKHFDSLFDDYCNALFNSYKKYSSHPLPDYLNRENLLKEYIRFLPYAVFTACYFLMDLVAPSTTPENFNIEKTEKEIIENAENRGGEIVNRELAHQLMELSELSRLHNVQIDEGIDMSQWIKNVK
- the LOC117569175 gene encoding uncharacterized protein LOC117569175, which encodes MSLSVDDEIQWLSKTILPEILKNGRLVDNYEESKLNTFSVGDITIKVIGIEEAFMLTQCYRATVHFEYAGEQQIRKFVVKKTPQIPPEAYVEAQFEDLFRNEITFYTEILPMIQKLSKGKFAAPRYYYSKNNPTSATVILGDFGADGWSVAKARYALSLEHAQVAVKYLGRFHGFGYAMKHDQKERFEELTKQFRESRYANDTINADWALSGKVALKRLALATNKYYPEVDNDFIRKLQKLTNSYIGYGRQRVAPREPLATFCHGDFLRNNVAFKYDTDSSGTPLETMMFDYQTLRLSSPMIDLSVFLAVSVLADVRHKHFDSLFDDYSNAVIQSFTDHSEQPLPDYLSRENLLKEYIRFLPYSLNISATFLMLLVEPPDFTVEEMFNAVITQEETIQRTMQQGGEIVDREIAHQMKELFDLSRLHNVEIDEDIDSADWADEAIFE
- the LOC117569178 gene encoding MIEF1 upstream open reading frame protein, coding for MLPPSRQQVLRLYKHLIKYGNHLTLTDKNYFLGRVRHEFRENRELTNPLQIEFNFKRGETLLKKGRIL
- the LOC117569177 gene encoding mitochondrial translation release factor in rescue, with translation MLMLRTLARPLSSNLCRLASTAHLDYSRYPTLQESDIEENLMRGSGPGGQAVNKTNNCVFLRHLPTGITVKCHLHRLASKNRIEARKILLDKLDVHLNGDHSIAAQMKQLDQKKSTERKRRQGKLQEMKKNWQSRERTEDEDATIKN